In Terriglobia bacterium, a genomic segment contains:
- a CDS encoding metallophosphoesterase, which produces MSCRRPEDALATAKLIAMIPGTVFTAGDLAYGNGSAEDFTVCYERTWGRFKERTRPALGNHEYKAGGAAPYFAYWGPVAGPAGKGYYSYKLGAWHIVVLNTNCDQPGVGGCAAGSPQEQWLRKDLAEHPAACILAYGHHALFSSGFFPSHAIHPELRPLWQALYEAHAEIVLAGHEHSYERFAPQNPQGRADPQGGIREFVVGTGGRSHTPLGRPTKNSEVRNADTFGVLKLTLAQGRYTWEFLPEEGQTFRDSGSGTCHPR; this is translated from the coding sequence GTGAGTTGCCGCAGACCCGAGGACGCGCTGGCGACGGCCAAATTGATAGCCATGATCCCCGGCACGGTCTTCACCGCAGGGGACCTGGCGTACGGGAACGGCAGCGCGGAGGACTTCACCGTCTGCTACGAGCGGACCTGGGGCCGCTTCAAGGAACGCACGCGCCCGGCCCTCGGCAATCACGAATACAAGGCAGGTGGGGCCGCTCCGTACTTCGCCTATTGGGGCCCCGTCGCCGGTCCCGCCGGGAAGGGCTACTACAGCTACAAACTGGGCGCCTGGCACATCGTGGTCTTGAACACCAACTGCGATCAGCCCGGCGTGGGAGGCTGCGCGGCAGGTTCGCCGCAGGAGCAGTGGCTACGCAAGGATCTGGCCGAGCATCCCGCGGCGTGCATCCTGGCCTATGGCCATCATGCCCTCTTCAGCAGCGGGTTTTTCCCCAGCCACGCCATTCATCCGGAGCTTCGTCCGCTGTGGCAGGCGCTCTATGAGGCCCACGCGGAGATCGTTCTGGCCGGCCACGAGCACTCCTATGAGCGGTTTGCCCCGCAGAACCCGCAGGGCCGCGCGGACCCGCAGGGTGGGATCCGCGAATTCGTGGTAGGCACCGGGGGGCGGAGTCACACTCCGCTCGGGCGGCCCACGAAGAACAGCGAAGTGCGCAATGCCGACACCTTCGGCGTTCTCAAGCTGACCCTCGCGCAGGGCCGCTACACCTGGGAGTTCCTTCCGGAGGAGGGCCAGACCTTCCGCGACTCCGGCTCGGGGACCTGTCACCCGCGCTGA